A window of Blautia argi genomic DNA:
GTTTTACATAAAAACACAATAAAAATCTGATTATCCGATAAAACAGTAAGCACTTAATTTTGGGGTGAATTTTAGTTTATCTTTTTATCTTTCATAATATAAACCTATTTGGCATTTACGTTGAAGCAGAGAGGAGTAATGATAAAAGAAAAAGTTAGACACATAAAACTTTTAATTATAAGTATATTAGTATTGCTTTTAGGAAAGAATTTGATATCTTTTGACTCAATCCCTATATATGCATCATCAACACAAATTCAATATCAAACCCATATTCAAGACTATGGCTGGCAGGACTGGAAATCAGAGGGAGGAATGAGCGGTACACAGGGAGAATGTAAACGCCTGGAAGGAATTCGGATAAAACTGTCTAATCAGCCTTATTCAGGCGGTATTGAGTATCGTACCCATGTGCAGGATTATGGCTGGCAGAACTTTGTGGGGAACGGTCAGATGTCAGGAACAAGCGGAGAGTGCAAACGGCTTGAGGCAATTCAGATACGTCTGACCGGAGAAGTGGCAGAACACTATGATATATATTACAGGGTTCATGCAGAAGAATTTGGGTGGTTAGCGTGGACAAGAAATGGAAAAAGTGCAGGGACAGAGGGGTTTAGCTATCGCCTGGAAGGAATAGAAATACGTCTGATAGACAAGAATAATCCTGCTCCGGGAAATACAAGAGGGGCTTATAAAGTACCCATGATTCAGTATACAACCCATGTACAGGATTACGGGTGGCAGGCAGCATTAGTAGATGGACAGACAAGTGGAACAGAAGGAGAATCAAAACGTTTAGAGGGTGTGAAAATAAAACTGGTGAATCAGCCATATACAGGTGGTATCGAATATGCAACCCATGTACAGGATTACGGGTGGCAGAATTTTGTGGGGAACGACAGTTTGGCGGGAACTTCCGGAGAGTGTAAAAGATTGGAAGCTATTAAAATACGTCTGACGGGAAGTATGGCTCAATATTATGATGTGTATTACAGGGTTCATGTAGAAAATCTGGGCTGGCAGGACTGGGTAAAGAATGGAGAAGCAGCAGGAACAGAAGGTCTTTCTTATCGCCTGGAGGGGCTGGAAATTAAATTAGTGGATAAGGGAAATGACTTGTGGATAAAAGAATTGGACGCAGCGAAAAGTAGTTCTCAGTTGGTTGTAGCTTCTGTCTATGACGGAACCTATGCATCTGTAACTATGTACAGTAAAGATGGTGATAGATGGAAGGAAGATTTTGCGACAATCGGAAGGACTGGTTCAAAAGGAATACAAAAAGAAAAAGAAGGAGATAAAAAGAGTCCTTCTGGTATTTACGGATTACATACTCCATTTGGGATTAGAACAAATCCGGGCTGTCCTATGGCATATCTTCAGGTCACAGAAAACCATTACTGGGGTGGAAGCCCGGATAAATATTATAATACAATGGTAGATATTTCCGAATCTCCTGATTATATTGCAGGAACAGGAGAACATATTATAGATTACGGAAGTGTATATAATTATTGTGTTGCTATAGACTATAATCCAGAAGGTGTTGTGGGGAAGGGCAGCGCTATTTTTCTGCATTGTCAGGGAAAGGGTACAACAGCAGGCTGCATATCCATTCCAGAAAGCAATATGGTTTATTTGCTTCAGCATTTGAGAAGCGATGCAAAAATTATTATTGATTATGAAACCAATATTGGGTTATATTGAGGTTTCTTCAAGAGTTGAAAAGCCGAAAAGCTTATGATAAAATAAGAACGGAAATTTGAAGGAAGTTTATGCGGACGTTAAGAAGAAAAGGATAGTACACATGAAGAGAAATGTAAAAAAGAAGTTATTGTCCCTGCTTGTTTGTGCAACAGTTTTGAATGTAAGTTTAGACTGGAGTTCTATGGAAATTTATGCGGCACAAAAGGAAAGCATACAGTCAGAGGAAAATGATGTCAGAGAAAACAGTTGGCGTTATTCAGAGGGAGAACCTGTATATAGGAATGAGATCAGCAGAAATGCCCGTACTGCAATTTCTAATGCCTGGAGTAAGGTGGATGGTTACTATGTAAACAATAAGGGAGAGCAAATTAAGGGCGCTGTTAAAAAAGGAATTGATGTCAGTGAGCATAATGGGAAGATTGATTGGGCTAAGGTAAAGGCAGACGGAATTGATTTTGCTGTCATCAGATGCGGATACGGAACCGATCTTAAAAATCAGGACGATAAATACTGGGAATATAATATATCAGAATGTGAGCGTCTGGGTATTCCTTATGGTGTTTATCTTTATTCATATGCCAATACGAAGGAAAAAGCCAAAAGCGAGGCTGAACATGTTCTCAGACTTTTAAAGGGACATTCACCAGCTTATCCAGTATATTATGATTTAGAAGATGAGAAAGTAAAGCCTTTGTCAAGCCGTGAAAAGGGAGAACTTGCTTCTGTTTTTTGCGATAGAGTATCTAAAGCCGGATATAAAACAGGTATTTATGCAAATTTGGACTGGTGGGAAAATCAACTTACAGATGCAGCTTTTAATAATACTTCGTGGTCCAAGTGGATTGCACAGTATAATTCTTCCTGCCAGTATAAAGGACAATATGATATCTGGCAATGTACTTCTACTGGAAGTGTAAAGGGAATCAATGGAAATGTGGATGTGAATTTTCTCATGAATACAGTTGATATGAATCAGGTAGTATATCAGGGAAATGTAGAAGGACAGGGTTGGCAGTCAGGCGTGAGAAATGGAGCTATCAGTGGGACAGAGGGGCAATCCAAACAACTGGAAGGCGTAAAAATCAGACTGGAAAATTATGGAATACCAACACCGGGAATTGAATATAGAACACATATCCAGGATAAAGGCTGGGAGAATACCTGGAAAAAGGACGGACAGGTCAGCGGTGTGGAAGGAAAAAGAATGGAAGCGCTGCAGATACGTTTGACTGGACAGTATGCCAGAAATTATGATTTGTATTATCGTGTTCATGTACAGGATTTAGGCTGGCTTGACTGGGCAAAAAATGGTGATACAGCAGGAACGGTTGGATATGGGAAATATGTACAGGCATATCAGATTGTATTGGTGGAGAAGGGAGGTACAGCGCCAGGAAATACGGCAA
This region includes:
- a CDS encoding L,D-transpeptidase family protein, encoding MSGTQGECKRLEGIRIKLSNQPYSGGIEYRTHVQDYGWQNFVGNGQMSGTSGECKRLEAIQIRLTGEVAEHYDIYYRVHAEEFGWLAWTRNGKSAGTEGFSYRLEGIEIRLIDKNNPAPGNTRGAYKVPMIQYTTHVQDYGWQAALVDGQTSGTEGESKRLEGVKIKLVNQPYTGGIEYATHVQDYGWQNFVGNDSLAGTSGECKRLEAIKIRLTGSMAQYYDVYYRVHVENLGWQDWVKNGEAAGTEGLSYRLEGLEIKLVDKGNDLWIKELDAAKSSSQLVVASVYDGTYASVTMYSKDGDRWKEDFATIGRTGSKGIQKEKEGDKKSPSGIYGLHTPFGIRTNPGCPMAYLQVTENHYWGGSPDKYYNTMVDISESPDYIAGTGEHIIDYGSVYNYCVAIDYNPEGVVGKGSAIFLHCQGKGTTAGCISIPESNMVYLLQHLRSDAKIIIDYETNIGLY
- a CDS encoding GH25 family lysozyme; the protein is MKRNVKKKLLSLLVCATVLNVSLDWSSMEIYAAQKESIQSEENDVRENSWRYSEGEPVYRNEISRNARTAISNAWSKVDGYYVNNKGEQIKGAVKKGIDVSEHNGKIDWAKVKADGIDFAVIRCGYGTDLKNQDDKYWEYNISECERLGIPYGVYLYSYANTKEKAKSEAEHVLRLLKGHSPAYPVYYDLEDEKVKPLSSREKGELASVFCDRVSKAGYKTGIYANLDWWENQLTDAAFNNTSWSKWIAQYNSSCQYKGQYDIWQCTSTGSVKGINGNVDVNFLMNTVDMNQVVYQGNVEGQGWQSGVRNGAISGTEGQSKQLEGVKIRLENYGIPTPGIEYRTHIQDKGWENTWKKDGQVSGVEGKRMEALQIRLTGQYARNYDLYYRVHVQDLGWLDWAKNGDTAGTVGYGKYVQAYQIVLVEKGGTAPGNTANPWRQPYLQYSTHVQDYGWQSSSFDGDLSGTSGESKRLEGIKIQLVNQKYSGGITYSTHVQDYGWQNFVSNGAMSGTSGELKRLEAIQIKLTGEMAKHYDIYYRVHAETFGWLDWAKNGENAGTAGYSYRLEGIQIQLVEKGKSAPGSTNVPFRQAVVQYSTHVQDYGWQSFVADGQMAGTSGESKRLEGIRIQLANQKYTGDIEYNTHVQDYGWLKNVKNGQVSGTSGELKRLEAIQIKLTGEMAKHYDIYYRVHAETFGWLGWAKNGEPAGTSGYSYRLEGIEIQLVNKGAAAPGSTEDSYIPYY